The following are encoded together in the Streptomyces tsukubensis genome:
- a CDS encoding AfsR/SARP family transcriptional regulator — translation MDGAPRGPRRLEAAPARGEEKPPTAAGEEPRARETPTPERPTRGTSAWERPTRETSARETQPALRFGVLGPVRAWRDGEPLATGSPQQRALLAALLLRDGRTATAHELIDGLWGEEPPSRALATIRTYASRLRKVFGDGILASEAGGYAIRTEGEALLDLTVAQELAAEAEKARDAGDLSHARHVLHEALALWDGEPLAHVPGPYAQTQRTRIAEWQLQLLESRLDMDLEQGCHAEAVSELTALTAAHPLQERLRELLMVALYRSGRQAEALAVYADTRRLLAEELGVDPRPGLKDLQRRILEVDPALAEPAAPAPEPVATAPRPAQLPATVPDFTGREAFVKELSDILAAADGGRVMAVSAVAGIGGVGKTTLAVHVAHAARAHFPDGQLYVNLQGPGQRPTEPETVLGSFLRALGTPDSAIPDTAEERAALYRSALDGRRVLVLLDNARDAAQVRALLPGTEGCAALVTSRARMVDLAGAHLVDLDVMSPEEALELFTRIVGEERVVAGERESALDVVAACGFLPLAIRIAASRLAARRTWTVSVLAAKLADERRRLDELQAGDLAVAATFELGYGQLEPAQARAFRLLGLADGPDVSLHAAAALLDLPAEAAEDVLESLVDTSLLESAAPGRYRYHDLVRLYARACAERDEQPAEQRAQARSRLLDFYLASASAVYASERPGDRLVEHLVPTRYAGLAFPDRHAAQDWLYAEANCLLTYVRQCALDAETLPRAVDLLWTTHDLNESGANSKEYEATARAVLKAARAHGNTRAQARTLIVLLDVHHISGRFKAADEEAAEAIAIAQDSDDLLPVCWASNARGVIALYQNRHADGEAHLSLAIEHFTSLGDRPGEASALCNLSRIHLATGRTASAVSLAEQGIAIYDAMGNTMRGANGRYALGLALTESGRHEEAGARLGEALDSFRDSRQRLWEGMTLFRLAEVDLAARRPMQAAANADTALTVLRGIGGEWRRGNVLTVLGRALDAIGQSDRARVCWREAARIYEELGSPEAEEVRELLTPVQAA, via the coding sequence ATGGACGGTGCACCGCGAGGACCGCGGCGGCTTGAGGCTGCGCCGGCGCGCGGGGAAGAGAAGCCGCCCACCGCGGCCGGGGAGGAGCCGCGGGCGCGGGAGACGCCGACGCCGGAAAGGCCGACGCGGGGGACATCGGCGTGGGAGCGGCCGACGCGGGAGACATCGGCACGGGAGACGCAGCCCGCCCTGCGTTTCGGCGTCCTGGGACCCGTCCGCGCCTGGCGCGACGGCGAACCCCTCGCCACGGGTTCCCCACAGCAGCGTGCGCTGCTCGCGGCGCTGCTGCTGCGCGACGGGAGGACCGCCACCGCCCACGAGTTGATCGACGGACTGTGGGGCGAGGAGCCGCCGTCCCGGGCCCTGGCCACGATCCGCACGTACGCCTCCCGGCTGCGCAAGGTCTTCGGCGACGGCATCCTCGCCAGCGAGGCGGGCGGCTACGCGATACGGACCGAGGGCGAGGCCCTGCTCGACCTGACCGTCGCGCAGGAACTGGCCGCGGAGGCCGAGAAGGCGCGCGACGCAGGCGACCTCTCCCACGCCCGTCACGTCCTCCACGAGGCCCTCGCGCTGTGGGACGGCGAGCCCCTCGCCCACGTCCCCGGGCCCTACGCGCAGACCCAGCGCACCCGGATCGCCGAGTGGCAGCTCCAGCTCCTCGAATCGCGCCTCGACATGGACCTGGAACAGGGCTGCCACGCCGAGGCGGTGTCGGAGCTGACGGCGCTTACCGCCGCGCACCCGCTCCAGGAACGGCTGCGCGAACTGCTGATGGTGGCGCTCTACCGCAGCGGCAGGCAGGCCGAGGCACTCGCCGTGTACGCGGACACCCGCAGGCTCCTCGCCGAAGAACTGGGCGTCGACCCGCGCCCCGGGCTCAAGGACCTGCAACGCCGCATCCTGGAGGTCGACCCCGCCCTCGCGGAGCCCGCGGCACCCGCGCCGGAACCGGTGGCCACGGCCCCGAGGCCCGCCCAGCTCCCCGCGACCGTCCCCGACTTCACGGGACGCGAGGCGTTCGTCAAGGAACTGAGCGACATCCTGGCCGCAGCCGACGGCGGCCGGGTCATGGCGGTCTCCGCGGTCGCCGGGATCGGTGGTGTCGGCAAGACGACCCTCGCCGTCCACGTGGCACACGCGGCCCGCGCCCACTTCCCCGACGGCCAGCTCTACGTCAACCTCCAGGGTCCTGGGCAGCGGCCCACGGAACCGGAGACCGTGCTCGGCTCGTTCCTCCGGGCCCTCGGCACCCCCGACTCGGCGATACCCGACACGGCGGAGGAGCGGGCCGCGCTCTACCGTTCCGCGCTCGACGGCAGGCGCGTCCTCGTCCTGCTGGACAACGCGCGGGACGCGGCACAGGTCAGGGCGTTGCTGCCGGGCACCGAGGGGTGCGCGGCGCTGGTCACGAGCCGGGCCAGGATGGTCGACCTGGCCGGCGCCCACCTCGTGGACCTCGACGTGATGTCGCCCGAGGAGGCGCTGGAACTCTTCACCAGGATCGTCGGCGAGGAGCGGGTGGTGGCCGGCGAACGCGAGTCGGCCCTCGACGTGGTCGCCGCCTGCGGTTTCCTGCCGCTCGCCATCAGGATCGCCGCGTCCAGGCTGGCCGCGCGCCGCACCTGGACCGTGTCAGTACTCGCGGCGAAACTCGCCGACGAACGGCGCAGGCTCGACGAGCTCCAGGCCGGTGACCTGGCGGTGGCCGCCACCTTCGAACTCGGCTACGGCCAGCTCGAACCCGCCCAGGCCCGCGCCTTCCGGCTGCTGGGGCTTGCCGACGGCCCCGACGTCTCCCTGCACGCCGCCGCCGCCCTCCTCGACCTGCCCGCCGAGGCCGCCGAGGACGTTCTCGAATCGCTGGTCGACACCTCACTGCTCGAATCGGCCGCGCCTGGCCGCTACCGCTACCACGATCTGGTCAGGCTCTACGCGCGTGCGTGCGCAGAACGCGACGAGCAGCCCGCGGAACAGCGGGCACAGGCCCGCTCACGGCTGCTGGACTTCTACCTGGCGTCCGCCTCCGCCGTGTACGCCTCCGAGCGGCCGGGCGACCGGCTCGTGGAACACCTCGTACCGACGCGCTACGCCGGTCTCGCCTTCCCCGACAGGCACGCGGCGCAGGACTGGCTGTACGCGGAGGCCAACTGCCTGCTGACCTACGTCAGGCAGTGCGCGCTCGACGCGGAGACGCTGCCGCGCGCGGTCGACCTGCTGTGGACCACCCATGACTTGAACGAGTCGGGGGCCAACAGCAAGGAGTACGAGGCGACCGCGCGGGCGGTCCTGAAGGCGGCCCGCGCCCACGGGAACACCAGGGCCCAGGCCAGGACGCTGATCGTGCTCCTCGACGTGCACCACATATCGGGCCGATTCAAGGCGGCCGACGAGGAGGCGGCGGAGGCCATCGCCATCGCGCAGGACTCCGACGACCTGCTGCCGGTCTGCTGGGCGAGCAACGCGCGCGGAGTCATCGCCCTCTACCAGAACAGGCACGCGGACGGAGAAGCCCATCTCTCGCTCGCCATAGAGCACTTCACCTCGCTCGGCGACCGGCCGGGCGAGGCCAGCGCGCTCTGCAACCTCTCCCGCATCCACCTCGCCACGGGTCGCACCGCCAGCGCGGTGTCACTGGCCGAGCAGGGCATCGCCATCTACGACGCCATGGGCAACACGATGCGTGGCGCCAACGGCCGTTACGCGCTCGGCCTCGCCCTCACGGAGAGCGGCAGGCACGAGGAGGCGGGGGCGCGCCTCGGCGAGGCCCTGGACTCCTTCAGGGACAGCAGGCAGCGGCTGTGGGAGGGCATGACCCTGTTCCGTCTCGCGGAGGTGGACCTCGCCGCACGCAGGCCGATGCAGGCCGCGGCCAACGCGGACACCGCGCTGACGGTACTGCGGGGCATCGGCGGCGAGTGGCGGCGCGGCAACGTCCTCACGGTGCTGGGCCGTGCCCTCGACGCCATCGGCCAGAGCGACCGTGCGCGGGTCTGCTGGCGGGAGGCGGCACGGATCTACGAGGAGCTGGGCTCGCCCGAGGCCGAGGAGGTCAGGGAGTTGCTGACACCGGTGCAGGCGGCCTGA
- a CDS encoding CehA/McbA family metallohydrolase yields the protein MTGAASALTLNSVGFASAAPGGGQGVDSEAAPEGGQETEVVRGRLEPGAPDWVYLPVEIPRGVRELRVSYSYDKPQVPAGVQGNALDIGLFDQHGTALGGRGFRGWSGGARTEFFVRADEATPGYLAGPVAAGTWHIALAPYTVAPQGLAYEVRVSVVRGATPPSRRPVHPPERVRGRGKDWYRGDCHIHSVHSDGKRTPAEIAALARAAGLDFIHSSEHNTTSSHGAWEGLWGRKDGRDLLIMVGEEVTTRNGHVLALATDPGTFIDWRYRAGDNRFGHYARAVRRAGGLVVPAHPHGTCIGCNWKFGFGDADAVEVWNGPFTPDDEVSLVEWDNTLARRPGTWTPAMGNSDAHRDPDTIGLPQTVVLAEELSRGAILAGLRAGHSYVAESSSVSLTFTVGGPRGEHASIGERLRVTRDASVTARVTVEGAPGCSVRFVTDQGVLLTAALPASGTGSAEWTTSPQYAAYVRAEVRHEAPAGRPAGVPGPLAAFTNPVFLGEVQRG from the coding sequence ATGACGGGCGCCGCGTCGGCCCTTACGTTGAACAGTGTGGGTTTCGCGAGCGCGGCGCCGGGCGGAGGCCAAGGAGTGGACAGCGAGGCGGCACCGGAAGGCGGCCAGGAGACCGAGGTGGTGCGCGGGAGGCTGGAGCCCGGCGCGCCCGACTGGGTCTATCTGCCGGTGGAGATCCCGCGCGGAGTGCGCGAACTGCGTGTGTCGTACTCCTACGACAAGCCTCAGGTGCCCGCGGGCGTCCAGGGCAACGCCCTCGACATCGGCCTCTTCGACCAGCACGGCACCGCCCTCGGCGGGCGCGGGTTCCGGGGCTGGTCGGGCGGGGCGCGCACCGAGTTCTTCGTCCGCGCGGACGAGGCCACCCCCGGCTACCTCGCGGGTCCCGTCGCCGCGGGTACCTGGCACATCGCCCTCGCGCCGTACACGGTGGCCCCGCAGGGACTGGCGTACGAGGTGCGGGTGAGCGTCGTACGCGGGGCCACTCCCCCTTCCCGGCGGCCCGTCCATCCGCCGGAACGGGTGCGGGGCAGGGGCAAGGACTGGTACCGGGGCGACTGCCACATCCACTCGGTCCACTCCGACGGGAAGCGGACGCCCGCCGAGATCGCCGCCCTCGCGCGGGCCGCCGGGCTCGACTTCATTCACTCCTCCGAGCACAACACCACCTCCTCGCACGGTGCTTGGGAAGGGCTGTGGGGGCGTAAGGACGGCCGCGACCTGCTGATCATGGTCGGCGAGGAGGTGACGACCCGCAACGGGCACGTCCTCGCCCTCGCCACCGACCCCGGGACGTTCATCGACTGGCGCTACCGGGCGGGCGACAACCGTTTCGGCCATTACGCGCGCGCCGTCCGCCGCGCGGGAGGCCTCGTCGTGCCGGCCCACCCGCACGGCACCTGCATCGGCTGCAACTGGAAGTTCGGCTTCGGCGACGCGGACGCGGTGGAGGTGTGGAACGGCCCCTTCACCCCGGACGACGAGGTGTCGCTCGTGGAGTGGGACAACACACTGGCGCGGCGGCCCGGCACATGGACCCCCGCCATGGGCAACAGCGACGCGCACCGCGACCCCGACACGATCGGCCTGCCACAGACGGTGGTCCTCGCTGAGGAACTGTCACGCGGGGCCATCCTGGCCGGGCTGCGCGCGGGGCACAGCTATGTCGCCGAGTCCTCGTCGGTCTCGCTCACTTTCACCGTGGGCGGCCCCCGGGGCGAGCACGCGTCCATCGGGGAGCGGCTACGGGTCACGCGGGACGCCTCGGTGACCGCGCGGGTCACGGTGGAGGGCGCGCCCGGCTGTTCCGTGCGGTTCGTCACCGACCAGGGGGTGTTGCTGACGGCGGCACTGCCCGCGTCGGGCACCGGGTCCGCCGAGTGGACGACGTCCCCGCAGTACGCGGCGTACGTCAGGGCCGAGGTCAGGCACGAGGCGCCCGCGGGCCGGCCCGCCGGGGTGCCGGGGCCGCTGGCCGCGTTCACCAATCCGGTGTTCCTGGGCGAGGTCCAGCGGGGCTGA
- a CDS encoding ABC transporter ATP-binding protein, whose protein sequence is MSGHAYAPGAPEPTGHTAIEALGLTKSYRRGDALKDCSFRLPAGRICGLVGPNGAGKSTLLSLATGVLAPSGGAIRVHGHDPRTLEARQQVAYLAQDKPLYPRLTVAETLRLGRELNPASWDQERAEGIVRGGTVPFDAKVGSLSGGQRTRLALALCFGKRPALLLLDEPMADLDPLVRHDITGVLMAEAAEHGTTIVMSSHALTELDGVCDYLLLLTQGRVRLAGEVEELTSAHSVLIGATTGNGLPPELSAHTVIETRTTGRQITAVVRREDRISDAWAVSEPSLEELLLAYLRSPDAPALLTPSAQVTDHPTTHAKGYAA, encoded by the coding sequence GTGTCAGGACACGCGTATGCCCCGGGGGCTCCTGAGCCGACCGGTCACACCGCGATCGAGGCCCTGGGACTGACCAAGTCCTACCGGCGCGGTGACGCCCTCAAGGATTGCTCATTCCGGTTGCCCGCAGGACGTATCTGCGGACTCGTCGGGCCCAACGGGGCGGGCAAGAGCACCCTGCTCTCCCTCGCCACCGGCGTACTCGCCCCGAGCGGTGGCGCCATCCGTGTCCACGGACACGACCCCCGCACTCTTGAGGCGCGCCAGCAGGTCGCCTACCTCGCACAGGACAAGCCGCTCTACCCGCGCCTGACCGTCGCGGAAACGCTGCGGCTCGGCCGCGAACTCAACCCGGCCTCCTGGGACCAGGAGCGGGCGGAAGGCATCGTCCGCGGCGGCACCGTGCCCTTTGACGCGAAGGTCGGCAGCCTCTCCGGCGGACAGCGCACCCGCCTCGCCCTCGCCCTCTGCTTCGGCAAGCGGCCCGCGCTGCTCCTCCTCGACGAGCCGATGGCCGACCTCGACCCGCTCGTCAGGCACGACATCACCGGCGTACTGATGGCGGAGGCCGCCGAACACGGAACCACGATCGTGATGTCGTCGCACGCCCTCACCGAACTCGACGGCGTCTGCGACTACCTGCTGCTCCTCACCCAGGGCAGGGTCAGGCTCGCAGGCGAGGTCGAGGAGCTGACCAGCGCGCACAGCGTGCTCATCGGCGCGACCACAGGGAATGGGCTCCCCCCTGAACTCAGCGCCCACACGGTCATCGAGACCCGCACCACCGGCCGCCAGATCACCGCCGTGGTCCGCCGCGAGGACAGGATCAGCGACGCCTGGGCGGTCAGCGAGCCCTCCCTTGAGGAACTGCTGCTCGCCTACCTGCGCTCCCCGGACGCCCCGGCGCTGCTCACCCCGAGCGCCCAGGTCACCGACCACCCGACCACCCACGCGAAGGGATACGCAGCATGA
- a CDS encoding GntR family transcriptional regulator, with protein MIEYRIERRSGVSTYMQIVQQTKQALRLGILTPGDKLPTAKEVVEATAINPNTVLKAYRELEREGLVEPRPGRGTFVRRSLARPQSAADSPLRAALADWMDQARTAGLGREDIAALLEAVTEEKFGHSAAAADAKSGRSAATAEADREKERP; from the coding sequence GTGATCGAGTACCGCATCGAGCGACGCAGCGGAGTCTCGACCTACATGCAGATCGTCCAGCAGACGAAACAGGCGCTGCGGCTCGGCATCCTTACGCCCGGGGACAAACTCCCCACCGCGAAAGAGGTCGTCGAAGCCACGGCGATCAACCCCAACACCGTGCTGAAGGCCTACCGCGAGCTGGAACGCGAAGGGCTGGTGGAACCACGGCCCGGCCGGGGCACCTTCGTACGAAGGTCGCTCGCCCGGCCACAGTCCGCCGCCGACTCGCCCCTACGGGCGGCGCTGGCCGACTGGATGGACCAGGCGCGGACGGCGGGCCTGGGACGCGAGGACATCGCTGCCCTGCTCGAAGCCGTCACCGAGGAGAAGTTCGGCCACAGCGCCGCCGCAGCGGATGCGAAGTCCGGCCGGAGCGCCGCCACAGCTGAAGCAGACAGAGAAAAAGAACGTCCCTGA
- a CDS encoding ABC transporter permease, translated as MSADSATLTRPTSEPSGARPGVLHGLTWLVWRQHRAAAWTALALLVVIAGAAVYLHSATTSYQSANHITGCTLFGGGKRCESNQEAIWDYREKYRDGLRYVSLLGLAVPFLGGLFVGAPLIARELEAGTHRLVWAQSVTRTRWLAHKLALPLVAMLVFSALTSWIVSWMVTGAGQATIGLYWYDRVNFVPMGPALVGYSLFFIALGAATGALLRKTVTAMAVTLAGSGLVFGLVSWVRPHLVGQVSTLTKGAIPNNELDWIQGSGPATQAGHRFPSSFCDSAMGQGDGAYEKCLNKAGATYDWTDLHPISHMRELQFAEAGVCVVLAALLLGLTWWWVGRRAY; from the coding sequence ATGAGCGCCGACAGCGCCACCCTCACCAGGCCCACCAGCGAGCCGTCGGGCGCGCGCCCCGGTGTGCTCCACGGTCTGACATGGCTGGTCTGGCGCCAGCACCGGGCAGCGGCCTGGACGGCCCTCGCGCTGCTGGTCGTCATCGCGGGCGCAGCCGTCTACCTGCACTCCGCCACCACCTCGTACCAGAGCGCCAACCACATCACCGGCTGCACACTGTTCGGCGGCGGCAAGCGCTGCGAGAGCAACCAGGAAGCGATCTGGGACTACCGCGAGAAGTACCGCGACGGACTGCGGTACGTGTCGCTGCTTGGTCTGGCGGTGCCGTTCCTCGGCGGGCTGTTCGTCGGCGCCCCGCTGATCGCCCGCGAACTGGAGGCGGGCACCCACCGGCTCGTCTGGGCACAGTCGGTGACCCGCACCCGCTGGCTCGCCCACAAGCTGGCTCTCCCGCTCGTCGCGATGCTGGTGTTCTCCGCCCTCACCAGCTGGATCGTCTCGTGGATGGTGACGGGCGCGGGCCAGGCCACGATCGGTCTCTACTGGTACGACCGCGTCAACTTCGTACCGATGGGGCCCGCTCTCGTCGGCTACTCCCTGTTCTTCATCGCGCTCGGTGCCGCGACCGGCGCCCTCCTGCGCAAGACAGTGACAGCGATGGCGGTGACCCTCGCGGGTTCCGGGCTCGTGTTCGGGCTCGTCAGCTGGGTCAGGCCGCACCTGGTGGGGCAGGTCTCCACCCTCACCAAGGGTGCCATTCCCAACAACGAGCTCGACTGGATCCAGGGCAGCGGCCCCGCCACCCAGGCCGGCCACCGCTTCCCTTCGAGCTTCTGCGACTCCGCCATGGGCCAAGGCGACGGCGCCTACGAGAAGTGCCTGAACAAGGCGGGCGCCACGTACGACTGGACCGATCTCCACCCCATATCCCACATGCGTGAACTGCAGTTCGCCGAAGCCGGGGTGTGCGTCGTGCTCGCCGCACTCCTCCTGGGCCTCACCTGGTGGTGGGTGGGCCGCCGCGCCTACTGA